The following coding sequences lie in one Corynebacterium anserum genomic window:
- the metG gene encoding methionine--tRNA ligase encodes MSTRVLTSVAWPYANGPRHIGHVAGFGVPSDVFARYQRMVGNDVLMVSGTDEHGTPLLVQAEKEGVSVQELADRYNRVIVEDLVGLGLSYDLFTRTTTRNHYAVVQDLFRGLNDNGYMVKETTRGAISPSTGRTLPDRYIEGTCPICGATDARGDQCDNCGNQLDPADLINPRSKINGETPEFVDTEHFMLDLPALADALSEWLKDRTDWRPNVLKFSLNLLKDVRPRSMTRDIDWGIPVPIEGWQDNNAKKLYVWFDAVVGYLSASIEWAWRTGDPEAWRQWWNDPEAVSYYFMGKDNITFHSQIWPAELLGYQGAGSKGGSAGDLAQPQLNLPTEVVSSEFLTMSGSKFSSSKGVVIYVRDFLRDFGPDPLRYFIAMAGPETTDTDFTWDEFVRRINGELANEWGNLVNRTVSMAYKNFGEIPAPGEFTAEDRALLDEAAAAFDIVGQHVAKSRFKAGITEAMRIAGRANQYIAAMEPWKLAKDDSQRERLATVLYVALQVVSDVNTLLTPYLPFSAQKIYETLGGEDIWAAQPQVVEVTDNSPRVPVGVGLPEEGRTYPVIMGNYAEQKATWSRIDLEPGVALSKPKPLFKKLDAELAETGPEWAPVQK; translated from the coding sequence ATGTCGACACGCGTTCTCACCTCAGTTGCTTGGCCGTATGCCAACGGCCCTCGTCACATTGGTCACGTAGCGGGCTTCGGTGTCCCCTCGGATGTTTTCGCCCGGTACCAGCGAATGGTGGGTAACGACGTACTCATGGTCTCCGGAACCGATGAGCATGGCACTCCTCTGCTCGTCCAAGCGGAGAAGGAAGGCGTGAGCGTTCAGGAACTCGCGGATCGTTACAACAGGGTTATTGTCGAAGATCTTGTGGGATTGGGATTGTCTTATGACCTATTTACCCGCACCACAACCCGCAATCACTACGCAGTGGTGCAAGACCTCTTCCGCGGCCTCAACGACAACGGCTATATGGTGAAAGAAACCACCCGTGGGGCAATCAGCCCATCAACCGGGCGAACACTGCCCGATCGTTACATCGAAGGCACCTGCCCCATCTGTGGAGCTACGGATGCGCGTGGCGACCAATGCGATAACTGTGGTAACCAGCTAGACCCAGCTGATCTCATAAACCCACGCTCCAAAATCAACGGTGAGACCCCAGAGTTCGTCGATACCGAGCACTTCATGCTCGACCTTCCAGCCCTAGCTGACGCGCTCAGTGAGTGGTTGAAGGATCGCACAGATTGGCGCCCGAATGTTCTGAAATTTTCTCTGAACCTGCTCAAGGATGTGCGCCCACGCTCCATGACACGCGACATTGACTGGGGTATCCCGGTGCCAATCGAAGGGTGGCAGGACAACAATGCCAAGAAACTCTATGTGTGGTTCGATGCTGTGGTGGGCTACCTCTCGGCTTCCATCGAATGGGCGTGGCGTACAGGCGACCCAGAAGCATGGCGTCAGTGGTGGAATGATCCAGAAGCCGTGTCCTATTACTTCATGGGTAAGGACAACATCACGTTCCACTCCCAGATTTGGCCCGCTGAGCTTCTCGGCTACCAGGGAGCAGGCTCGAAGGGTGGCAGTGCCGGCGACCTTGCGCAACCTCAGTTGAACTTGCCGACGGAGGTTGTTTCCTCGGAATTCCTCACCATGTCTGGATCGAAATTTAGCTCGTCAAAGGGTGTCGTGATCTATGTTCGTGACTTCCTGAGAGACTTCGGCCCGGATCCCTTGCGTTACTTCATTGCGATGGCCGGTCCAGAGACAACGGATACTGACTTCACATGGGATGAGTTTGTCCGCCGCATCAACGGCGAGTTGGCAAATGAATGGGGAAACCTGGTCAATCGCACTGTATCCATGGCTTATAAGAACTTTGGAGAGATTCCCGCGCCAGGTGAGTTCACTGCAGAGGATCGCGCATTGTTGGATGAAGCAGCAGCCGCTTTCGATATTGTTGGCCAACACGTTGCGAAATCTCGCTTCAAGGCTGGCATCACTGAGGCCATGCGCATCGCTGGTCGAGCTAACCAGTACATTGCGGCGATGGAGCCGTGGAAGTTGGCGAAGGATGATAGTCAGCGTGAACGGTTAGCAACCGTGTTGTATGTGGCTCTGCAAGTGGTGTCCGATGTCAACACACTACTCACCCCATATCTGCCATTCAGTGCGCAGAAGATTTATGAAACTCTCGGTGGAGAGGATATTTGGGCCGCACAGCCGCAGGTGGTTGAAGTCACGGATAACTCTCCTCGGGTACCTGTTGGCGTCGGTCTGCCAGAAGAGGGGCGTACTTACCCGGTGATTATGGGCAACTACGCCGAACAGAAGGCGACCTGGTCCCGCATTGATTTGGAACCAGGGGTGGCGCTGAGTAAGCCCAAACCTTTGTTCAAGAAACTCGACGCCGAGCTTGCCGAGACTGGCCCCGAGTGGGCTCCAGTTCAGAAGTAG
- a CDS encoding RrF2 family transcriptional regulator — MHLTRSTNLGLQIVMELADQQAKSDGAQRLTAANISAALEASPTHVAKLASRLVEIGILKSSRGRTGGITIADGALNYPLGKLIRQLEGKDESVDRFIHAPHCEEQDKHSSNSPLETALTQAQEEFYSCLDQKSIADILPAYIAPTEAMLKTAS; from the coding sequence ATGCATCTCACTCGATCCACCAATCTTGGACTGCAAATTGTGATGGAGCTTGCCGATCAACAAGCGAAATCCGATGGCGCCCAGCGCCTCACTGCAGCGAACATCTCCGCTGCGCTTGAGGCATCCCCCACTCACGTTGCCAAGCTGGCTTCGAGGTTAGTCGAAATTGGAATCCTGAAATCCTCACGCGGACGCACCGGCGGTATTACCATCGCTGACGGAGCGCTCAACTATCCACTAGGGAAACTCATCCGACAGCTAGAAGGAAAAGATGAGTCCGTCGACCGTTTCATCCACGCTCCACATTGCGAAGAACAGGACAAACATTCCAGCAACTCCCCATTAGAAACAGCCCTAACCCAGGCTCAAGAGGAGTTTTATTCCTGCCTGGACCAAAAGAGCATCGCCGATATACTGCCCGCATATATCGCCCCAACCGAAGCCATGCTCAAAACCGCTAGCTGA
- the rsmI gene encoding 16S rRNA (cytidine(1402)-2'-O)-methyltransferase produces MEHLLAAAAERRPLPSGGIILAATPLGDPLDASIRLIDALGSADVIAAEDTRRTRYLAEALGVEIRGKIVSNFDHNESERAGQLVDAARNGQRVLVVTDAGMPSVSDPGFPLVQAAYEAGIPVTCLPGPSAVPTSLALSGLAVGHFTFMGFAPRKEGARRKFFSSLVDATMATCFFDSPHRIADTLEIAADVLGEDRPAAVCRELTKRYEEVKRGGLGELAQWAGEGLKGEISVVIGGISEKQAVPSVGSLVDEVQGRVAAGERLKAVCGEIAERAGVSKRALYEAVLEARS; encoded by the coding sequence ATGGAACATCTGTTGGCTGCGGCGGCTGAACGCCGGCCTCTCCCGTCGGGAGGGATCATTCTTGCTGCAACTCCGCTGGGGGATCCCCTCGACGCCTCCATTCGGCTCATCGATGCACTGGGCAGTGCAGATGTGATCGCTGCGGAAGATACTCGTCGTACTCGTTATCTCGCCGAAGCCCTGGGAGTGGAAATACGGGGGAAAATAGTAAGCAATTTTGATCACAACGAGTCTGAGCGCGCCGGTCAGTTGGTGGATGCTGCGCGCAATGGCCAGCGCGTGCTCGTGGTGACGGACGCGGGGATGCCGAGTGTCTCGGACCCTGGGTTCCCACTGGTTCAGGCCGCTTATGAGGCTGGTATTCCCGTGACGTGTTTGCCCGGGCCGTCCGCCGTGCCGACCAGCCTCGCCCTGTCTGGTCTCGCCGTGGGCCACTTCACATTTATGGGTTTTGCGCCGCGAAAAGAGGGTGCTCGCCGTAAGTTTTTCTCTTCTCTCGTCGACGCCACCATGGCCACCTGCTTCTTTGACTCTCCCCATAGGATCGCGGACACGTTGGAGATCGCGGCTGATGTGTTGGGGGAGGATCGTCCGGCGGCGGTCTGTCGCGAGTTGACGAAGCGCTATGAGGAAGTGAAACGTGGTGGACTCGGTGAGCTTGCGCAATGGGCTGGCGAGGGGCTGAAGGGAGAGATTTCCGTTGTGATCGGGGGAATCAGTGAAAAACAAGCGGTGCCGTCTGTCGGTTCCCTTGTGGACGAGGTGCAGGGGAGGGTCGCTGCGGGTGAGCGGTTGAAAGCGGTGTGTGGCGAGATAGCTGAGCGCGCGGGTGTAAGTAAGCGTGCACTGTACGAGGCAGTATTGGAGGCGCGGTCTTAA
- a CDS encoding dolichyl-phosphate-mannose--protein mannosyltransferase: MSTATASQHALHAASSPAATGPRRLAFTRWQVIILALTVMSVLTRLPLLNSPTDKGTPIFDEKHYVPQTWQMLRGWDNIFVGGIEDNPGFGLVVHPPLAKQLQAFGQWLFGYTPLGWRIVTACMSVAVIVLIAAIARRISRSDAVGLLSGICALSEGILFVTGRSGMLDHTQTLFVVAATYFAVRDWEQMEQRFRVVWARGGILDHPFGPRMGFRWWRFACGVALGGSLAVKWSGLYYLAFFGVVIVLLDWHRRHRYRVSKPFQGAAIMDCWPAFASLVLIPVALYFLSFRAWFANDSSVYRHAIESGHAEGFTGGPLVQKLPQSLQNFFYYQWSVLKFHTELTNSRGHYHPWESKPWSWLISSRSLMYYNPGTSDNGTRHIVLLVGTPAIWWLCVPVLLWGVWSLIIRRELAWVIPLAGFAAGFIPWLFELDRQMYLFYAVNLSPFLVIALALAMGQLLRWRLAKPGETTHRYGAVRLLRLHTGAVIVVAYVMLVVWNFLFFWPIYTGVEITQFEWAARIWLPSWV; encoded by the coding sequence GTGTCTACCGCCACCGCATCACAGCATGCTCTTCATGCCGCTTCCTCCCCTGCCGCTACTGGGCCGAGGCGGCTGGCTTTCACGCGTTGGCAGGTCATCATCCTGGCGCTCACAGTCATGTCGGTGCTGACGCGTCTTCCGCTGCTCAACAGCCCGACTGATAAAGGCACACCGATCTTCGATGAAAAACACTACGTGCCACAAACATGGCAAATGCTGCGCGGGTGGGACAACATCTTCGTTGGCGGCATCGAGGATAACCCTGGCTTCGGACTGGTGGTGCACCCGCCATTAGCAAAGCAACTGCAGGCCTTCGGCCAGTGGTTGTTCGGCTACACGCCCCTGGGCTGGCGCATAGTTACTGCGTGTATGTCCGTAGCTGTGATCGTTCTGATCGCGGCGATTGCACGGCGGATTTCCCGTAGTGATGCCGTTGGCTTGCTCTCTGGGATTTGTGCCCTGAGCGAGGGCATTCTCTTTGTCACTGGCCGCTCAGGCATGCTCGATCACACGCAAACTCTGTTCGTGGTTGCGGCTACGTACTTCGCGGTGCGCGACTGGGAGCAGATGGAGCAGCGTTTTCGTGTGGTATGGGCTCGGGGAGGGATCCTGGACCACCCCTTTGGACCACGTATGGGGTTTCGCTGGTGGCGCTTTGCCTGCGGCGTGGCACTGGGAGGCAGCCTGGCCGTCAAATGGTCTGGTCTGTATTACCTCGCGTTTTTTGGCGTCGTCATCGTCCTACTCGATTGGCACCGACGCCACCGCTACCGAGTAAGCAAACCGTTCCAGGGAGCGGCGATAATGGATTGCTGGCCGGCATTCGCATCTCTCGTTTTAATACCAGTAGCTCTGTATTTCCTCAGTTTCCGCGCATGGTTTGCCAACGACTCCTCCGTGTATAGGCATGCCATCGAATCAGGGCACGCGGAGGGCTTCACTGGTGGGCCACTCGTACAAAAATTGCCGCAGTCTCTACAGAATTTCTTTTACTACCAGTGGTCTGTTCTGAAGTTTCACACAGAACTGACTAATTCCCGAGGGCATTATCACCCGTGGGAGTCCAAGCCGTGGTCGTGGCTCATTAGCTCCCGTAGCCTCATGTACTACAACCCTGGGACCAGCGACAATGGAACTCGGCATATTGTTCTGCTTGTCGGTACGCCAGCTATATGGTGGTTGTGTGTTCCCGTGCTGCTGTGGGGTGTGTGGTCGCTAATTATCAGGCGGGAGCTTGCGTGGGTTATCCCTCTCGCTGGGTTTGCCGCAGGGTTCATACCGTGGCTTTTCGAGCTAGATCGACAAATGTATTTGTTCTATGCCGTGAACCTTAGTCCGTTTCTAGTCATTGCCCTGGCACTGGCTATGGGGCAACTCCTGCGCTGGAGGCTGGCAAAGCCAGGGGAAACCACGCATAGGTACGGCGCTGTGAGGCTCCTTCGGCTCCACACCGGCGCCGTCATCGTTGTAGCATACGTTATGCTCGTGGTGTGGAATTTCCTCTTCTTCTGGCCTATTTACACTGGTGTGGAAATAACCCAGTTTGAATGGGCTGCGAGGATTTGGCTCCCCAGCTGGGTCTAG
- a CDS encoding TatD family hydrolase, whose product MAKKNRPKPVPPPELRPLFDAHTHLYSTVKKMGEQVASYEEGIRALMAEADASGLVGVCTVGDGLPETEHALEAAHMHPNVWAACAIHPTLAHTLDDAAKQRLTEMSQDPRCVAIGETGLDTYWIGKDTETPSLEVQEEAFRWHIDLAVSSGKALMIHNREADEDLLRVLEDAPRPQTVILHCFSSPLEVAKEALGRGYVLSFAGNSTFKRNEELREAARIAPAGQILVETDAPYMTPEPFRGRRNAPSYVGYTAWVLAEVRGQSEREFAELVTANACRVYGIPSL is encoded by the coding sequence ATGGCAAAGAAGAACCGTCCTAAGCCCGTACCTCCTCCCGAGTTGAGGCCTCTTTTTGATGCGCACACTCATCTGTATTCGACCGTGAAGAAGATGGGAGAGCAGGTTGCCTCGTACGAGGAAGGCATTCGGGCTCTCATGGCTGAGGCAGATGCTTCCGGCCTGGTCGGCGTGTGTACGGTTGGTGATGGCCTTCCGGAGACTGAACATGCGCTGGAGGCCGCCCATATGCATCCCAATGTGTGGGCGGCGTGCGCCATTCACCCCACGTTGGCTCATACTTTGGACGACGCAGCTAAGCAGCGACTGACGGAGATGTCTCAAGATCCGCGTTGTGTCGCCATTGGGGAGACTGGTTTAGATACCTATTGGATCGGGAAAGATACTGAGACTCCCAGCTTGGAGGTGCAGGAGGAGGCGTTTCGTTGGCACATTGATTTGGCGGTATCATCCGGCAAGGCGCTGATGATTCACAACCGTGAGGCGGACGAGGATCTTCTGCGTGTGCTAGAGGATGCGCCTCGGCCGCAGACCGTGATTTTGCATTGTTTTTCTTCGCCGCTTGAGGTGGCGAAGGAAGCGCTGGGGCGTGGTTACGTGCTCTCCTTCGCGGGAAACTCCACATTCAAGCGCAATGAGGAACTGCGTGAGGCGGCGCGGATAGCGCCGGCAGGGCAGATTTTGGTGGAGACTGATGCTCCCTACATGACTCCCGAGCCCTTCCGTGGTCGCAGAAACGCGCCGAGTTATGTGGGCTATACTGCGTGGGTTTTGGCGGAGGTGCGTGGTCAATCGGAGCGGGAATTTGCTGAGTTGGTGACTGCCAACGCTTGCCGGGTGTATGGAATCCCTTCGCTGTAA
- a CDS encoding resuscitation-promoting factor, with the protein MSPKKSTLNRINKPNNTPLRVATGGMLATLVATGGVALAAHKDVTVDVNGDIIQASTMSGDVEGALKSAGVDLGDRDIVTPALSDKISDEDTITIRSTRQVSVIVDGQQEKIDTTALTVGDLLKQLGRDTKDAALSSQVNDEIPLDGMDLEITTKKNFTMNDGGEEKNLSLAAKTVGDIFKMTGKKLGKEDRVTPDVTTPVKDGMHIDVFRVTHEEQKQTRDVPAPVRKIENPNAPAGEETVVEPGANGKENVTYRVRKENGVEVGREVTNAVQTVKPVQRVVSVGTKPVQTAPSVANGSVWDQLAQCESGGNWAINTGNGFYGGLQFTQQSWEGFGGTQYAPRADLATREQQIAVAEKIQASQGWGAWPACTAKMGLR; encoded by the coding sequence GTGTCCCCAAAGAAGTCCACTCTGAACCGCATCAACAAGCCCAATAACACCCCATTGCGTGTTGCCACGGGTGGTATGCTCGCCACGCTCGTGGCTACTGGTGGTGTAGCTCTCGCCGCCCACAAGGATGTCACCGTTGACGTCAATGGAGATATCATTCAGGCCTCCACGATGTCAGGAGATGTTGAAGGCGCCCTGAAGTCCGCAGGCGTAGACCTTGGTGATCGCGATATTGTCACCCCGGCCTTGAGTGACAAGATCAGTGACGAAGACACCATTACCATTCGGTCCACGCGTCAGGTGTCCGTGATTGTTGACGGCCAGCAGGAGAAGATCGATACCACTGCACTGACTGTGGGTGACCTGCTGAAGCAGCTTGGCCGAGATACTAAGGATGCCGCCTTGTCTTCTCAGGTTAATGATGAGATTCCTCTGGACGGCATGGATCTGGAAATCACCACTAAGAAGAACTTCACCATGAATGATGGTGGTGAAGAGAAGAACCTGTCCCTAGCGGCAAAGACCGTGGGGGACATCTTCAAGATGACCGGCAAGAAGCTAGGCAAGGAAGACAGGGTCACTCCAGATGTCACCACTCCTGTCAAGGATGGAATGCACATCGACGTGTTCCGTGTTACGCACGAGGAGCAAAAGCAAACCCGCGATGTCCCAGCACCGGTGCGTAAGATCGAAAATCCTAATGCTCCTGCAGGTGAGGAAACTGTTGTGGAGCCAGGTGCTAATGGTAAAGAAAATGTCACTTACCGCGTGCGCAAGGAAAACGGTGTAGAGGTTGGCCGTGAGGTAACCAATGCTGTCCAGACTGTGAAACCAGTCCAGCGGGTAGTGTCCGTTGGTACAAAGCCTGTTCAGACTGCACCATCGGTTGCCAACGGATCCGTATGGGATCAGCTAGCTCAGTGTGAATCCGGCGGTAACTGGGCCATCAACACTGGCAACGGTTTCTACGGCGGTTTGCAGTTCACCCAGCAATCTTGGGAAGGCTTTGGCGGCACCCAGTATGCTCCACGAGCTGATCTGGCCACTCGCGAACAGCAGATTGCCGTAGCCGAAAAGATTCAAGCCTCCCAGGGATGGGGCGCATGGCCAGCTTGCACCGCAAAGATGGGATTGCGCTAA
- a CDS encoding DoxX family protein, producing MNNPALRDAALLLLRVVAGVIFIAHGWHKAFVLGMDGPGGTTELYAAAGVPAPAIMAWFTAAAEMLGGALLVLGLLATASAAVLALFSLVTLYFFHWGHGFYAEGSGIEMPLILIAACVVIVVFGSGRASLDRVFSRFS from the coding sequence GCGCGTGGTTGCCGGAGTGATCTTCATCGCCCACGGTTGGCACAAAGCATTCGTTTTGGGGATGGATGGCCCGGGTGGTACCACAGAGCTCTACGCCGCTGCAGGGGTGCCGGCGCCGGCGATCATGGCGTGGTTTACCGCCGCGGCAGAGATGCTGGGAGGAGCGCTATTGGTGTTAGGTCTCCTTGCTACCGCATCTGCTGCCGTGCTGGCATTGTTCAGCCTTGTTACTTTGTATTTTTTCCACTGGGGGCATGGTTTTTATGCCGAGGGTTCTGGAATAGAGATGCCTTTGATACTCATCGCAGCGTGTGTGGTCATTGTGGTCTTCGGATCTGGACGAGCCAGCCTCGATCGCGTTTTTTCGCGTTTTTCCTAG
- a CDS encoding zf-HC2 domain-containing protein — translation MKNVKAASTFMDCEKIRAALSARLDGENSTLPDELVDAHLEGCEDCQRWYATVTALGRQLRMTSAPPCAPSIAGQEAAARVLGAAESFPQVTGNLRARQLPLLVSRILLAVLATVYIGWAAVLLFGSTVGVAGGSNPAAASAPYGASSDPMLARFVIDAATARFALGAGLAWACFRPRSAGALLPVYLGMWAFGAGFATRDVVLGLIEYSSDLPSLLGSLFIHLLAVIALLGCWLARINAVTPLRQSWRWLTARPMNFSATDVQRNSTYRPGD, via the coding sequence GTGAAAAATGTAAAGGCGGCTAGCACATTCATGGACTGCGAGAAGATTCGCGCGGCACTTTCCGCACGGCTTGACGGAGAGAACTCCACGCTGCCCGATGAACTCGTGGATGCCCACCTCGAGGGGTGCGAGGACTGCCAGCGGTGGTACGCCACTGTGACCGCCTTGGGGCGTCAGCTCCGGATGACGTCTGCTCCGCCGTGTGCACCATCGATTGCTGGCCAGGAGGCGGCTGCTCGCGTGTTGGGTGCCGCTGAAAGTTTTCCCCAGGTCACGGGGAATCTCCGCGCGCGTCAGCTTCCCCTGCTAGTCTCCCGTATTCTGCTGGCTGTTCTCGCGACTGTGTACATCGGATGGGCGGCAGTGTTGCTTTTCGGTTCCACTGTGGGTGTGGCGGGCGGATCGAACCCGGCTGCGGCGTCGGCGCCTTATGGAGCGTCGAGCGACCCAATGCTGGCTCGTTTTGTTATCGACGCCGCCACTGCCCGTTTTGCACTAGGCGCGGGTTTGGCATGGGCTTGTTTCCGTCCGCGTTCTGCGGGAGCTTTGCTCCCGGTATACCTGGGAATGTGGGCGTTTGGTGCCGGCTTTGCTACCCGTGATGTCGTCCTGGGGCTCATTGAATATTCCAGTGATCTGCCTTCTTTGCTTGGATCCTTGTTCATCCATCTGCTCGCAGTGATCGCGTTATTGGGGTGTTGGCTGGCCCGCATTAATGCGGTGACACCGTTGAGACAATCGTGGCGTTGGCTTACCGCCCGTCCTATGAATTTCTCCGCCACGGATGTGCAACGTAACTCGACGTATCGCCCGGGAGACTAA
- a CDS encoding BCCT family transporter, giving the protein MSDVKSTEREVSAEHSARAADSAQTETSEKNASMNWAVTISAAVLVLAVVVWGLTSADSFSAFTAKALNFVVTDFGWLFMLAGTGFVAFILFIAMSKFGHIRLGTDDERPEFSTISWISMMFAAGMGIGLMFYGTTEPLTFYRDGVPGFESHDEASAFASTIFHWGLHPWALYCIVALGIAYSTYRLGHKQLLSAAFIPLIGRKAAEGLPGTIIDVLAIFATVFGTAASLGLGALQIRSGLDFNGFVHNPSEGVILLIIAVLGICFLVSAFTGVSKGIQYLSNANMILAVLLALFVFIVGPTVVILNYLPQSLGSYLSQFFTMAARTTNSGEEATKWLDSWTIFYWAWWTSWSPFVGMFLARISRGRTVREFVFVVLLVPTMVSVIWFSVFGGTGIFLEKNGRSIWGDGDSTQQLFALLHELPAGTVTSVLGMLLLATFFITSADSASTVMGSMSQNGVLVANRMVTVLWGVLTAVIAVVMLTTGGEDALSHLQNLTIIAASPFVLIIIGLTIAIVRGLSNDSMYLAEKEQRAFALRQAHERRISTARKGTWQVRKLDGAASNVDGEIVTADGDAALPVHEVETENGTVDVIKVDDLKGIVDQAEAAAQHATDAAQAAAASATQAEAAVDVTDSAQGSTTDSASRT; this is encoded by the coding sequence ATGAGTGACGTGAAGAGTACAGAGAGAGAAGTGTCAGCGGAGCACTCTGCACGTGCAGCGGACTCCGCACAGACTGAGACAAGTGAGAAGAATGCTTCGATGAATTGGGCGGTCACCATCTCGGCCGCAGTGTTGGTTTTGGCAGTCGTAGTCTGGGGGCTAACTTCTGCCGACTCTTTCAGTGCCTTTACTGCAAAGGCACTGAACTTCGTTGTGACTGACTTTGGCTGGCTGTTCATGCTGGCAGGTACTGGCTTTGTCGCTTTCATCCTGTTTATTGCGATGAGCAAGTTTGGTCACATCCGCCTCGGCACAGATGATGAACGTCCGGAGTTTTCCACCATCAGCTGGATCTCCATGATGTTTGCTGCTGGAATGGGTATCGGTCTGATGTTCTACGGAACTACCGAGCCCCTGACCTTCTACCGTGACGGCGTGCCAGGGTTCGAGTCGCACGACGAGGCCTCCGCTTTCGCTTCCACAATTTTCCACTGGGGTCTGCACCCATGGGCTCTGTACTGCATCGTGGCTCTAGGCATTGCCTACTCCACATACCGCTTGGGACACAAGCAGCTTCTCTCTGCTGCGTTCATCCCGCTAATCGGACGTAAAGCCGCCGAAGGGCTGCCAGGAACGATCATCGACGTCTTGGCGATTTTTGCCACGGTATTCGGTACTGCTGCGTCGCTGGGTTTGGGCGCTTTACAGATTCGTTCAGGTCTGGATTTCAACGGCTTTGTGCATAACCCCAGTGAGGGCGTGATTCTTCTCATCATTGCCGTTCTGGGCATATGCTTCTTGGTTTCTGCTTTTACCGGTGTGAGCAAGGGGATTCAGTATTTGTCGAACGCGAATATGATCCTGGCCGTGCTGTTAGCCCTGTTCGTGTTTATCGTCGGCCCGACCGTTGTCATTTTGAACTACCTGCCGCAGTCCTTGGGTTCCTACTTATCCCAGTTCTTCACCATGGCTGCTCGCACCACTAACTCAGGCGAAGAAGCCACCAAATGGCTGGATAGCTGGACAATTTTCTATTGGGCATGGTGGACGTCCTGGTCCCCATTCGTGGGCATGTTCCTGGCACGTATTTCCCGTGGCCGCACAGTCCGCGAGTTCGTATTCGTGGTTTTGCTAGTTCCGACGATGGTGTCGGTTATTTGGTTCTCCGTATTCGGTGGAACTGGTATTTTCCTCGAGAAGAATGGCCGTTCTATTTGGGGCGACGGGGATTCCACTCAGCAGCTATTCGCTCTGTTACACGAGCTGCCAGCCGGCACTGTGACCTCTGTGCTTGGCATGCTTTTGCTGGCTACTTTCTTTATTACTTCGGCAGATTCCGCTTCCACCGTGATGGGATCCATGTCGCAGAACGGTGTGTTGGTGGCTAACCGTATGGTTACTGTTTTGTGGGGAGTCTTGACGGCAGTTATTGCGGTGGTCATGCTCACCACGGGTGGTGAGGATGCGCTGTCACATCTACAAAATCTGACGATCATCGCAGCAAGCCCGTTCGTGCTGATCATCATCGGACTGACCATCGCTATTGTGCGAGGTCTATCGAATGATTCGATGTATCTGGCAGAGAAGGAGCAGCGAGCATTCGCTTTGCGGCAAGCTCATGAGAGACGTATCAGCACAGCCCGCAAGGGAACGTGGCAAGTGCGCAAGTTGGACGGGGCTGCGTCGAATGTCGATGGTGAAATCGTGACCGCTGACGGCGACGCTGCACTTCCTGTTCATGAGGTGGAAACAGAGAACGGCACTGTGGATGTAATCAAGGTGGACGATCTCAAGGGCATTGTGGATCAGGCGGAGGCCGCCGCACAGCATGCTACCGATGCCGCGCAGGCAGCCGCTGCTTCTGCCACCCAAGCTGAGGCTGCTGTGGATGTGACCGATAGCGCTCAGGGATCCACGACGGATTCCGCATCGCGTACATAG